cattacAGGAGGTACATTCAGATGAGATTGACACAGATTCTGCCTACATTCTCTTCTATGAGCAGCAAGGGGTGGACTATGCACAGTTCCTGCCAAAGATAGATGGAAAGAAAATGGCTGATACTAGCAGTATGGATGAAGACTTTGAGTCCGATTACAAAAAATACTGTGTCCTCCAATGATGTTTTCTCTGTTTGCACATGCAGACTTGTCTACAAAACTGTGCTAAACCACTGAAGCCTGTAGCAAAGGAAACCATGTTTTACCAATTAGTTCTGTACACTTTAAGCACAAGCTGTCTTTTTCAACGGCCACTGCATCTTGGTACATTATATGTGGAATGTCAGTATGACAGCTAACTAAACACACCATTTACTGTCCAGCCATTCAATTTAATGTGTCGAAAGCACTTTCAGGACAGCTGTAGTAGGATTttaatctttttgtgttaaagtaTGATAGAAAATACTGTGTCATGCAAAATGCTTTCCCGGCCATGCCCGTTCCGAGTGTTTGGTTTTTAAACTACAGGCATAAACAACAgacttctttttcagtttttaatattttggcatTGCCAGCAGAAACTTTTATATGCTACCTCAGACATTTCTTGCAGTGTACTTATTTAAAGCTAACAGTAGCATGCCCTAAGCTTACTTTCCCTAACCATTGTGTGACAGTGGAGCCTTCAAATGTACTTCCGTATTACACATCAtctgaaagaaatggaaacacTTTGAATTCTGTACCGAGCCTTGGAAGAGTTAAGTGATTGATGGattatttcaagtttatttcaagttgctttttctttcttctttttattttattttaatgtgtggGGTTATGTGCATTTACCATGCATCTGGAAAGGTTTCTAGTTTtcatctttgcttttatttattttcttggacattttaaattaaatattctgttttaattttttcattttttgtgtttgaattccagacccctttttttttaataaaatcacctttcattttctccctttcaATGAATGTTTGGAAATTCTGGGCTTAAATATGCCTTTTACGTGAAATACATTTCTATTTATGTTCAAAGTACCTCTGGCCTCTTTGTTTTCCACCTTTAAATGATGAACAAACTTGTCACTGCTTGATGAATTGGTTTGCGAAATATTTCACATTCATGAGCCACTTTTCTGTTATGGCCATTGGGAATATGAAGTTGTAGGCTGAATGTCATTTTGTTCCGAGTGCTGATTTTTGGCAATAGCAATAGTTCTGCCTTACATGCAAGGATATTTAAGCTGGTAAGCCCAGATTTCTAAACTGATGATCAAAAATGCTGGAAAGTCACAtgaggtttatatatatatatatatatatatatatataaaaattacaatgaattGTAATTCTCTGACAATGTAGTTCCAAAACATAAATACCATTTTCTTTAATTGAAACCGTTTTATTGTTTAATActtttgtaaaaagtaaaaacacaaactGTAAAGTGTgtattaatgaaaaaatacactACTGTCTACACTACCATCTACTAGTACTATTAAATATCAAGTATACTTTTAAGTATTGATTGCCACAAGATATTTGAGATATCTCTTCTTTTGCCACATGAGATATCAGTAATGAAAGCCATTGCTTGTCCTGCCGCCCTGATCTGATGTGGTAGTGCAGTCTTATGTTCTTGCCTGTTATTTACTTTGGTTATTAATTTTTAAGGATTCCTatgaaatttattaaattaatttttattttgtaaatatgtgtaaaaaaaaacttcacattgCACTGActaatttttttctgtacatAGATGATGTGTAAATAAGTTAATGAAAGTGATGTATTCAGATATTATATGTAAAAATGTTCCAGTTATTGTATAGTGTGATTTGTTCCTCTGTAACCAAtattcagaaaacaaattaaataacattactgCAATTATAAAAATAAGGTGGTTTATTTAATGGATAATTTGACTGTTTTGTTTATCATACCTTATTTCTTTTCACTTATCTCTCTCAGAAATTatccatactgtacattaaaattccCTCATGAACAGCTGATTTCTGACAAGCAGGTACTGATGTGCAGCGGGATAATACCTCTGACATTTTTATAGATATATGCAGTTATGAAGCACAATTTTTAAGCATTTATTGCTGGTAGATATTATGTTTATGCTAAGGATGCTCTTTGTCACCCTCTCATATTTCTCCTCCTGTGTAAATGCTTTTCCTAGGATTTCCTTGTAGAACAACACTGAATAGTAATAAACTTGAAGGTCTGACTGCATTTACTGCATCCAGACTAATTTCTACTCTGTATGACCTGTCCCTTTAAAGTCACTGTACATTATTAATTTGGCTTATTCAAAAATAATGGTTTGTATAAAATGTACAAAGGACAAACATTTAGCTGTATAGTGAAGAAAAATAGGTATTTTGTTCAAAAAGGATGCATTTGCTTAAAATTCAGTACTTTTGGCAGtgagcttttgttttgttttaatgctttatttactATGTTCTGTTTCCATTGGATTCATTTGAAAATAAGATAATACTGATGGTATAGTGGTAAATGTTGTGGATTACATATGAATAAGATATTTGCTCAGTGTGTCGGGATGACCCTTAGTAACTTAAACTACTCATGCCCATGATATTAAGCTACTGTATGTTAATAATATATGAACACTGAAAAATCACACATTTCTTCTGCTGAACTTGTTTAGATGTTTGCATACTTTATAAATATCCCCAATAGCccatgccaagaaaaaaaaaaaagcagaagctAGAGTTTGAGACCATGTGCTGTGAACTAAGAGGTGTTGTGTTACTGTATTATAGCATTTATGCTCATGAATAATGAGAAATGTGACTGGCAAGCTAGCCTCTCATCTACTGTAATAGAAACATACTAAGATGAAATACAGAAACCAGCAAAGCGGACAGCCATTACGGTTAAGTCTGCTGCAgaggatgaaaaaataaatgctttagaACTTCAGATGGAGAAATTCTTCTTTCAGGGATGTATTCCAGTGTCTTTTGAATTAAGTCAAAAAGTGCAATGTGATCAGAATCTTCGGTAGTCCTATAGTTCTAAGaagagcaaaaaaataataattactgtaagttcattttcaaatgtattcatGTATATGTAGTACAGTTGCATTCTCTGCCTTACCAAAAAAAACCTTGACTTAATATTTCATCTTGTTAATATCTTTTCATAGtcctttttaacaataaaaaatggaaCTACTAACATTTACATCTGAAGCAAAAATTTATTACGTCTTAACCAAACCAAACTTCATACTTTGAGTCTTGCCTGTAAGTAAGTGtggtatttttagattttgcttAGCTTTTTCTTGTTTTACTGATTTCCTGTAATCACATTTTAAGCATTTGAAATGGACAGTGGCTGGTGTATTGCACATTATAGATGACACAGGGCAGGCCCAGACACTCATTATGCTTTAGTAAGCAACTCTTGCCTGGAACAGCATCTCTTGTGTAAATGCTTTTGTAAAATTGTCACATTGGGACATTCTAAAATCTGTGCATTATTGAATAAGGCTTACCATTTAAATTGTATGAATTTTTCTTCCTAATTATGTCTGATTTATTACCTTCAGTGATTTGCAGCGTTTCCTGATTTGTGCTCTTGTTGCAGTGTATTCACAGCTGTCAAGGTGATCCCCGGTAACATATCTTTGCCTCCTTAAAGAACAGGGCAAGAGGAAAAACAAGTGGAATCAATATAGAAACATTCAAAACAATGCTTTACGgtaattcagtttttaatttgttttctaaaataCTAGGAGCTCATGGGCAGGTCTAAGATATGCCTACTTTGTTTGAAGAAATAAGCTGAGTGGTATTGGCCCAAGGATCCTTTCCATCATTGCAAGATGCTCTTTGCTGTCATGAgtctaaaaaaacagaaattagtttaaaaaataagataCCAATATtgcaaagtttaaaatatttagttgaaTAATTGTCCTTAATTGAATTCACGTATCCCATTATTAGTTATGCTTTTCAtattcaaaatgaaattatcaaaaTGAATCCCACTGTTTATCAAACTTTTATCATATGCCATTTGCTCCTGGCAATGTCGGAAAATTCACATTTAAAGGATGTCACACTATAAGAATAAAACACTTTATCAAGCTTCATTAAGACTGTGGAAAACTCTGACCTTTATCCTAAAAGAGTTGACATAACAAGTCATAACTAATCTCTGAAACAAGCTTTGTAACCTGTGcctgacaaaattaaattatttatagcaagaaaaaggaaaaaaaaaaaaaaaaacaaactccaattTAAAGATAACACACAAGTATTTAACCAATGTTCTGGAGCTCAGGGCAACAAGTGCTAACCATTATACCACTAAACCTGTAATTAGAGGAAGATTGATGTGCAGTTAGGAAACAAATACTTACACACTGGGCTAATTTATGGACCCTTGCCAACCCCATTAGCCTGTAGAAGGAAATgcaaacacaggaagaacatgcaaaatcaaCAGCAAAGGCACCCCAGTCTGTAAATGTGTTCGAGAAGAGCAAGAACACACATTCCATCTCAGTAAATGCATGCACTTTATTATCCTTTTTACAACATATTTGGTAACTAACCCCCATGGTGTGTATGGTTGTTTAGCAGTACCCATACAAAATAATCCCACATGTTACACCATTAGTGCCATACTAAATTATTATGGGGCCCAAGCCCTGTGTAAAGATCTAGCAGACTGGTATAATAAAAATCTCATTATTTCTACTTGTTCTCTGCATTGCAAACATATAACAGACTAGCAAGGCTTTCCATAGCATGGCCAGAATGACACCAACAACTTCATTAACTCTAAAGATAAAAACTGAAAGTTCATTATATTGTACGCATGTATTGCTATCTTTTAGATAGTGCTGGACTTCCAGCTGCTTTCACAGCAGCATTCATATGTTCATTAGATAGGATTTAATTGTCTAGTAATAAACTCACAGTGATTTCCTATGGTACGGCTTCAGCACGCCAGCCAAGTGTGTTTTACTAGAGGAACTGTAATGCAGTCTACATAACTTTGGGAAAATGATGTGTTATTATctaacactagaaaaaaaaaatctcattgtgAGAAATGgtgcttatttgtttttttgttattaatgttgTGTTTTACTTCAAAAAGAATTAATCTATAGTACTTTAAAATAAGTCAGCTGGGCCACTGCCTGTCTTTCTGTTTCACTTCTGATGTTTCAGTTAATATGAAGAACCGCAGTACGAGTATATATTTGGCTTTTTGTTATCAAACAGCTTACTTCACTGGGTAAGGGAGAGATTTCACTTTTCGGATATTCATTTTTGGTATAATGTAATCATATGTTgcatgattatatttttttctatcgGTGTTTTATTATGacaacaaaatttaaaagaaaaaatgttcaaatgtttaaaaaatgaagtctGAAATATTGCTCAGGAGCCCCTAGACTCTAAACAAGCTGCACTCTCTCAATTACAAGTTTTTGTTCAAATGCGCTGAACTGAACCGTAAAGACTTTTGTTGGCAGTTTAGCTAACTACATctgcattctttctttctttctttgctgtaactagtgcattttctttttcttgtttaattaCATCTTAAACATTCTTTAATTTATAATagtttaaaatgatcaaaaatgatCAAACAATTTTACAGATTGCACAGGTAAAGTATGATGATTAAAAATGGTTTAACCAAAATCATCCATCACCAGGATAGGTTGCCATTTATAcaagtggcatgcaaaagtttgggcacccttacTTAAattgtctgttactgtgaatagctAAGTAATCAGatgatgaactgatcaccaaaaggcataaagttaaagatgaaacatttattttaatattttgagcaAGATTATATcattatttccatcattcacaggtacaaaattccaaaaaaaatgaaaaggacctGAAGCAAAACTTCGGCTACCCAACATGGTCAGTATTTAGTAACACGCCCTTTGGGTTTTGGGGATTTTAAGGGCTATGTCAAAACTGTCAGCTTATCCCTCTTGTGAGTatattccattgtagattttgaggtgtgttttggatcattatcttgtgccctttttaacttcagttttgtttttttgtttttttttacagatggtgtgataTTGCTTTCAAACTTTGCTGGTATTCAACTCCATTCTTTCCTCTAAAAATGacatgttccctgtgccactggctgTAATGCAAGCCCAAAGCATGATCGATCCACCCCCATACTTAGTAGTTGGAGAGGTGTTCTTTTCCTAGAATTCAGCACCCTTTTCtctccaaacatacctttgtATCAGTGCACAGGACTTGAATTCaaaatgcaccaggcttgtttagATACATACTTCAGGCACTGAATTCTGTGGCTAGGATGCAgtaaaggttttcttctgctaaCTCTGCCATGAAGGTAATATTTGCTCAAATGTCACTGCACAGTAACACAGCAcaccaccaccactccagagtctgctaaattTTCCTGAAGATCTTTTGCAGTCAAATGGTCTTTTTATATTCCTTTTCAGCAATCCAacaagcagttctttcagaatgttttcttggtcttccagacttCAACTTAACCTCCACCTttctgttaactgccatttcttaataagaTTATGAACTaaggaaacagctacctgaaaacTTTTACTATGTTCTTGTTGCCTTCTCCTGCCTTGTGAGcatctattattttatttttccagagttctaggcagctgcttagaggagcccatggctgccgAGTTttgggacaaggtttgaggagtctGAGAATTTACACAGCTTGGCAGTTTGCATCATCTGGGGTTTCCAGCAGGTGACCGTGAACAAGCCATAGCCCTAATTAACTAAGGTAATTACCAAGGCCCTTGGTAAAAGTTACACAAGACTTCAAATATATTAGGGTGCTCTAACTTTTGCATgctgctcttttccttttttcagtgtacaattgtacaaaacaaaaacaatgtactaatgttgcataaaatgctgaaaagaaatgtaatctgTAATCTTTAACTTTCTGCCTTTTGGTTATCAATTCATCTTCTGACTTAACTGTTCACAACAGACATTTCAAACATGgatgcccaaacctttgcatgccactgtaataGTGTCATGAAGTGTGAAGCCCCACATTAATTTTTGACATTAACAGTCTGTCTGAGAGACCAGAGGGCGACGTCAGACAGGTGCATCAGAGAAGGAGACATTTCATCTGGACATCAGCCCAACTACTAAATCTAAAAGCAGCCCAGGACAACATCCTCATTTGATATTGCTGCTAATCCTCAGTATGCTTTCCAAGATGTTTGTTGATATTTTGTATTGCTTTTTCTATtgctattatttgattttaataaatatcacATTGCTTTTAAATGTCTATACttgtctttatatctagagtgattaAATTCATAAATTACAGGGCACTCGTGTAGGAGAGACTGCCACTGTTCTTTTCCTACAGGGGAATCAGACAGAGGAAGAACGTTTCTAGTAGAACAACAATGTGGtagaagtaaaacatttttggaTGGTAAGTAGCATATAAAGTTTTCCTGTGTCTAGAATATTCTTATAAACCAAAGTTACATTTAGATCTGAGTTATATCCAGACGCTCCTGTATGTTGTTCGTGCAAAAGATAGTGAGTCCCTATATGGAGTACTGTAGAGTGACAGGCACTGCAGCACATCTTTCTTACATTGTTTAAGTGGATTGGGTCCATGTACGCGTGTAAATCTTTCTGTGTGTGTTAAGCTTTGGGCGTGATAGTAGACCAATCTCAGTAACAAATTTGGTGAGTTCCACTCATCCCAAGGATACAAGCAGACTAGTGTATAGAAAAGACAAAAACCGTGCAACCTCCTATATATTGTGCAAAATTAAACCTCCTTAACATTAGACCCGAGCATCACTCTGGCAATTGTATAGACACATCTCACATAAGCATTAGGCCCGAGGATTACTTAGGATGTAAAACTTCGAACAGCGCTTGTGCCGAGCGTTGCTCAGGAAAATGATATAGGCATGTCTTGTGTAAGCGACAGGCTCAAGTGTTACCCAGGCAATGgtgcagaaacgtttttcagccGCCCAGGTATTGcacgctcttgacagtgatatgaGCAGTGAAGATAAAgcgaatctgtcttcaggcagtgcaattgaaacggacagtgaaatcgaaagtgattctgataaatctGAAGCTGACGTTCATGTCaatcgcacatgtgcagtgtgcttttcaaaagctgatcaatctggaaagaaaatccacagGGAATCACACTATTATTGTCCTGACAGTGACTTTGGATTGTGTGTTTCACCATacttcaagatataccacacaaatgaCACAGTTTGGCAGTATATcacatatttgcatttttattattatttatgtcatCATTATACTTTCTACTCTTCTGTTTTGGTACTTTTAGAGTTTggcacattttacagtaaaaagatgagatttaataaatttatttttcaagctgaaaaatgcaatgctttataCAATTTTTTCCACGACAAAATGTAACGCTAAGTTTGTGCTTCATCATGACAGTAAAAACTACAAATTCAGGTAAAGGACAATTTTGGGAAAAATCTCAAATGCAAACGCATATAATCATActgaatttgtttaataaaacttGCCATGAACACCACATATCCAAGGTAGTATTCCAATAGGATGCATCCCAGACTCCACACGTCACATGACTGATCCCATTTCAAGCCTAGATGGGAAATGTGAGAATCAAGTAAAAATCCTGCACCCAATTCCCGATGAGTAACGGTAGATGACCAGCTGAAGCTGTGATGTTTCGGCCCCCACAATGGGTACATACCCAGGATGACCTCCGGCGCTCTGTAGTGCCGGGTCTGAATTTCTGAGCTGTGGTCTTCATCGTGATACACGGCATTGCCAAAATCTGCTATCTTTACATCAgggttcttaatttttttctcgtACCTCTTCTGAAAAATAGCACAAGGTTTCAAATGAGAAGAGATTATggatttagttaaaaaaaattgagagtaCAGTAAAAATATGTGTACCATTTTGGCATTGTATTCCACAGAATACTCCGAATTAATGAACAGGATATTTTCAGGCTTGAGGTCAGTGTGTATCAGTTTACTCTGATGTAGAACTGCACATAAAGACAAAATGGTAAAATGATTTATCATTTGAATATGTTGTGTAAGTGCAACTTATTGAAACTTAAATCCCATTATTCCCTTGCCACAGACATGTCCGCTGGTTGTACAGCGGGCACCATTTTATTGGTCATAAAAGGAAATGCAACACCAGTAAGGAAGCCCTAACGAAAAAGTAAATACTTTTATCTTTGAGAATTGAAAAACAAAGGATTGTTCCAAATATGCTGGTGTAGCTACTTGTGCCTAACGGTTGGAGTTCAGCTGGTGGGtcaaatgtgcattttaaagGCATAAATAAAAGCACGTCAAAGTTTGAGGATTCCAAAATGGTAATGTGATGCTGGAAGTCTCTGCTCCATGCTGGTTATTTTCTAAAGCTGTGAAAGAATGTATTGGGTGCACAGTTAATATCACAACTGACTGTTATTGTTAGATTTGTTGTTCTCAGCTTCCAATTGAATATTTCTTCACATTACTTTTATGTATGAAGGTCTACAATTAAAGTGGTAAACCGGAGATGCAAATCAGAATGTGAACCGCTGGGGTCTTCCACTAAGCAATGGCCAGGCTTTCAACCATCAGGTATttctccttttgatttttttgtgactAATTCTTTTGTTTCTCAGTTTCCAATTGGGATGTCATAAACGTAACATTTTTGGCAGCTTGGCATTTCTGCTTACTTTGATAACGCTGTCTCCAGCCTTTCTTGAATTGATGCTACTTTGAACGACGTTACAAAATGAATTCACTGGCACAACCCCTACAGCTCTAGTGAGACACCCAAGTTTCTCTAATGCTGCCCCTTAACATTAGGATGGCAAAGATGTGAGTAAAAATAACAGGGCATTAGCTACATTCCCACGCAGGGCTTTCCAGGCCTTTGGGTTTGTTCTCCGCCTTGTACTTGTGCAAGGAATCCCCATTGGCGGCTCTAAAGtggccctgtgatgggctggtgccgcCTTCTGGAAATGTGTCCTGCCTTGTTCccagtgctactgggataggctctggccgtAAGTCACCCTGAGCTGGATGAGCAGGTTGGAAAGTGCTGTGTGTTTAAAGTCATCAGCAGGCCAGGTTCAAGGTCCATACATGTAGTTTGTGCTCCCTCTCAGTCCCGTATCCCTATGGGATCAAGTATGTGCCACTCCATCGCGCGCATGTAAACCCACACTTGGTCTACCTACAAGTCATTAGTTAGCACATGTTTCTAGATAAAGAAGGGAACTGGACTTGGAGGACATGGAAGCTCCACACATCGGAGCTGAGTCAGAGTGTGTCTCTTCTCCACCATTAAATTCAATCCTTCACCCCATTCCTAATGAGTAAAAGTGGATGACCAGCAAAAGATGTGAAGTTTTGGTCCCCACAATGTGTACATACCCATGATGTCCTCAGGTACTCTGTAGTCCCATGTCTGAATTTCTTGAGCTGTGATCAGGCTGTTGCATCAGTCAAATAAGACAACAGTTTTGACAAACATTCAGACATTTTAAAGAGATAAATGTGTTAAAACAAATGTAAGAATTCCCACGTCTAAAGGAAGCAAGAAAGCAGAGGCAGAGTACCGGTGACTATGCAAGAGTTAATGTAACAAAATGGGttaatgtgaaaaatgtattgGCTTTTGAGCTACACTAGCTATAGAAACTCATGCACAATCAGAATTAGAGAGAAACAAGACAAGGCAGTAAGCGTGATTGGATCAAAAACTAGAATTAGCTGTAGAAATTGGTGTGAGCCCACTGCTGTTCTTGTATGCCACTCGTAGGCCATCTTAACATAACAATGCCAATTTCCTACGTGCTGCCATCCCCACGTTTTAAATAcagatattttataaattacacaCAGTCAACAGCCCTGAAGATCTGCCAGCCCATGTGTCGGATCTGCTCCAGGGGGTAGGGGTAGAAGTTGTTCTCCTGAAGAAAGTCATATGTGCTAAGACCCAGCAGTTCAAACACAATGCAGACGTGGCCATGGAAATGAAACCAGTTTAGCATTCGCACGCAAGACCTGtgggaaaaaacaaacaagtgtCAGGGTATTGTAGGTTATTTTGGACACATGGAGCCCATCACATGTTTGGATTATGGCCTAGAAGTCAATCCAATGAGCAGGCTCCACCTGGTGGTATCCCATGATAAAACTTTCATCAGTTCCTCCATTAAAACCACATTTTCTGAACTAGTGTTTTGTGCCTCTGAATCATTTGTATGACTGCCACTATGCAGAAACAAACTGCTTTGTGGCCATTGTGGACTGGGTGCCCATCAGTCGTTGTTTACTCTAAACaggacttttacatttttttattcaatcaATCAGTTTAAATAACTTTTGAATAGAGTGCACCATCTCAGGCTATGAGGCAATCATAAAAATTATCTCCTTGCTCCAATCATTAATGTGTTTGTTAAACTTAATGTCACATCCCTCCATTTTACAGAGCATCATGGGGAAATGGGCCAATCCACACAGTGAGTGACAAGACTGGCATTTGATCTCAAAACTGGGGGTCAGTGGCACTAAGCCATGGATCAATTACCCCAAAATGAAGAAATGTCATCTTCCTGTATTGAAATGTTTCACTTTCACAACTGTTTTGTATGATGAAGCTGTTAATGCTGCATCCCATTAACCAAACATGACACAACTGTGCACATTATTGGTACTGAATCACATTCTGTAGATGGAGGGGACACCTTAAGAAATGCACGTCGATAGACTGAATTCTGCTTCAGGCGGACTTCATACATAAAACGAATGCAATTTGTGATGGAGGTACAAGGGCCATGGTTTTCTGCAGCCTTTGAGCTGctttgaagacaaaactgagtgtcattatgaacaatgttgcccATCCTCCTTGTGAAAcactaacactaaggactttcagccagcgAATCGTtcggcagaagtgtgtcaagaaaatgctactagagctcctttataccaacagcaatacacctgcttcacattgtgacagccaagtcaaaagTTCTTTCTATATAATCATtcttgtgtgtgtatttgtttgttacaatatatatgtatttgcttATTTATCAAGCTTCTATAAAGGCCAGTTTGGTCAAATAGtgttctgtgtgtctgtctgtctgacaatatatatgtatttatttgcttatttatcaaGCTTCTATAAAGACCAGTTTTGTCAAATAATgttctgtgtgtttgtctgtctattAATCAATATCCATGTGAAAGTGTGGCATCATGAAACAACGATCATTAGATACGTTTCCTGGGCATGATTTAATTTCAGGAACAGAATGCACTCTTTGAGGCTGCCTGGCAGATGTGGCTGAACCTTCTCTGCAGAAAAATTACTTCATAATTAACAATGAAAGGAATTCACTGAGAACATACTGTCGGTCTTCTGAGTCGCACAAATTAATGTGTGCTAGGATCCTGGCCTCCGATCTGGCAGCTTTGCGGTATGAATCCATGCCTTTGGCTATCTTCAGGGCCACCTGAATATCtcccctaaaaaaataaaataaaattgggtACTAATGTGTGAATTTCaatattttagacattttacATATGTCTTAGATAAAGGTTTTTCAGCCTGTACTACAGTGACTTTTAAAAAAGTGTACCATCACTTTGATAACTCTCTGTAGGTtttaagaaatggaagaaattaccAGCATTCACTCAGTAATAAACCTCCACCTTTAGACTACGTTCAACctagtacattttcatttaagaacGTTTCtcgctattataaaaaaaaaaatcctgttggggggggaatgactaggagatgatacgtgatcttcacgttaagatcacggaagacaaataaaagacctgCTAGACGAAAGAggatggccacggagcgtctcacggggatatagaacatgagatttttgcatcaaaaaaatcagtagtgtaaaggcacgCAGCGCACACATatacaggggtctcagtgcatataaagcgtataaaggacaatacgttataaatgaaatgctgACGAttaaaagattgcattagcgcaaacaaaaggaaattaatcatcagcaccagatgtaaatgaaaaaatagcaggacaaagcgaggtcagaaataaaaggcaaagagcagaaaaccaaatattttcgccttcacatcattcaatgcacaaaacgtaaatttacacaataatggaccatacactatgaaaatctgtggtcccacaacagttaaagcagcaacaagtttaatttcaaagaaaacacaattcggtcaggtgtatatttatgatcacggagaagtgatcacaacgcgagcagcaaagacacaa
This portion of the Polypterus senegalus isolate Bchr_013 chromosome 6, ASM1683550v1, whole genome shotgun sequence genome encodes:
- the LOC120531382 gene encoding dual specificity protein kinase CLK1-like isoform X1, giving the protein MRTKKRQSGSTGKPGVTGGDIQVALKIAKGMDSYRKAARSEARILAHINLCDSEDRQSCVRMLNWFHFHGHVCIVFELLGLSTYDFLQENNFYPYPLEQIRHMGWQIFRAVDFLHQSKLIHTDLKPENILFINSEYSVEYNAKMKRYEKKIKNPDVKIADFGNAVYHDEDHSSEIQTRHYRAPEVILGLKWDQSCDVWSLGCILLEYYLGYVVFMTHDSKEHLAMMERILGPIPLSLFLQTKRQRYVTGDHLDSCEYTATRAQIRKRCKSLKNYRTTEDSDHIALFDLIQKTLEYIPERRISPSEVLKHLFFHPLQQT
- the LOC120531382 gene encoding dual specificity protein kinase CLK1-like isoform X2; its protein translation is MRQHYQKVAWRGDIQVALKIAKGMDSYRKAARSEARILAHINLCDSEDRQSCVRMLNWFHFHGHVCIVFELLGLSTYDFLQENNFYPYPLEQIRHMGWQIFRAVDFLHQSKLIHTDLKPENILFINSEYSVEYNAKMKRYEKKIKNPDVKIADFGNAVYHDEDHSSEIQTRHYRAPEVILGLKWDQSCDVWSLGCILLEYYLGYVVFMTHDSKEHLAMMERILGPIPLSLFLQTKRQRYVTGDHLDSCEYTATRAQIRKRCKSLKNYRTTEDSDHIALFDLIQKTLEYIPERRISPSEVLKHLFFHPLQQT
- the LOC120531382 gene encoding dual specificity protein kinase CLK4-like isoform X3; its protein translation is MDSYRKAARSEARILAHINLCDSEDRQSCVRMLNWFHFHGHVCIVFELLGLSTYDFLQENNFYPYPLEQIRHMGWQIFRAVDFLHQSKLIHTDLKPENILFINSEYSVEYNAKMKRYEKKIKNPDVKIADFGNAVYHDEDHSSEIQTRHYRAPEVILGLKWDQSCDVWSLGCILLEYYLGYVVFMTHDSKEHLAMMERILGPIPLSLFLQTKRQRYVTGDHLDSCEYTATRAQIRKRCKSLKNYRTTEDSDHIALFDLIQKTLEYIPERRISPSEVLKHLFFHPLQQT